The following coding sequences lie in one Burkholderia cepacia genomic window:
- a CDS encoding fimbrial biogenesis chaperone: MKNAFSLSFSRRAWCALATAGALLAGAAQAAIVPDRTRVIFNEGEQAAIVTITNKSTTYPYLVQSWLEDAKGNKITTPLMVVPPLQRIEANERNVLRIARLPGTELPADRESVFYLNIREVPPKTDTPNSLQIALHTQMKLFYRPKAVQPARDADWTLPMTLRVDAAVHKLVFDNPTPYHVTVVDVTSGAQKTPVPIDPVMVSPMSTADVPFKAATPSTLFVTHIDDYGGQVAVEYACEGGACKSVKK, from the coding sequence ATGAAGAACGCTTTCTCCCTTTCCTTTTCGCGGCGCGCGTGGTGCGCGCTCGCGACCGCCGGCGCGCTGCTCGCGGGCGCCGCACAGGCGGCGATCGTCCCCGATCGCACGCGCGTGATCTTCAACGAAGGCGAGCAGGCCGCGATCGTGACGATCACGAACAAGAGCACGACGTATCCGTATCTCGTTCAGTCGTGGCTCGAGGACGCGAAAGGCAACAAGATCACGACGCCGCTGATGGTCGTGCCGCCGCTGCAGCGCATTGAGGCGAACGAGCGCAACGTGCTGCGCATCGCGAGGCTGCCGGGCACCGAACTGCCGGCCGATCGCGAATCGGTGTTCTACCTGAACATCCGCGAAGTGCCGCCGAAGACCGACACGCCGAACTCGCTGCAGATCGCACTGCATACGCAGATGAAGCTGTTCTACCGGCCGAAGGCCGTGCAGCCCGCGCGCGACGCGGACTGGACGCTGCCGATGACGCTGCGCGTCGACGCTGCCGTGCACAAGCTGGTGTTCGACAATCCGACGCCGTATCACGTGACGGTGGTCGACGTGACATCGGGCGCGCAGAAGACGCCGGTGCCGATCGACCCGGTAATGGTGAGCCCGATGAGCACGGCCGACGTGCCGTTCAAGGCCGCGACGCCTTCCACGTTGTTCGTCACGCATATCGACGATTACGGCGGCCAGGTGGCGGTCGAGTATGCGTGTGAGGGCGGTGCTTGCAAGAGTGTGAAGAAATGA
- a CDS encoding fimbrial protein, producing MSGVQRNGIASRMPAWLRWCALALFVVFAQPAWALKCIADNGGLSQIEAIGNVASYPTDAPDGYVIWVSPPRTTTGYCYKDIGGLQNFPEQIYFYANPEKQNPAAWGLEVGIRFEGTDYYGRSSQPGNGIDSHRSVKICELNDRQVDAGMCPKWPISITYQVVIRKRGAWTRPPSDIYAVFQFDGERGLNSKGSFRYKLSGLQNLKPTPCMVDVKVTPEPGIVKFGQVQATRNGFSPAVPRQSFSLALTKQCNVPVRVDGYFETSQTVQNGLLVPDPKSNFGIGIEDRNGKAIAFNEQFVLAQMPGSVNYQSVTLDAVLKAFGPPKIGPFNGTATIRLFIY from the coding sequence ATGAGCGGCGTGCAACGAAACGGCATTGCGTCGCGAATGCCGGCCTGGCTCAGGTGGTGTGCGCTCGCGCTGTTCGTCGTGTTCGCGCAGCCGGCGTGGGCACTGAAATGTATTGCGGACAACGGCGGCCTGTCGCAGATCGAGGCGATCGGCAATGTCGCGTCGTATCCGACCGATGCGCCGGATGGTTACGTGATCTGGGTGTCGCCGCCGCGCACGACAACGGGCTATTGCTACAAGGATATCGGCGGACTGCAGAATTTCCCCGAACAGATCTACTTCTACGCGAACCCGGAGAAACAGAATCCGGCCGCGTGGGGGCTCGAAGTCGGCATTCGCTTCGAGGGCACCGATTATTACGGACGCAGCAGCCAGCCGGGGAACGGCATTGACTCGCACCGCTCCGTGAAAATCTGTGAGCTGAACGACCGGCAGGTCGATGCCGGGATGTGTCCGAAATGGCCCATCAGCATTACGTATCAGGTGGTCATTCGCAAGCGGGGGGCGTGGACGAGGCCACCCTCGGATATCTACGCGGTGTTTCAGTTCGACGGCGAGCGCGGACTGAACAGCAAGGGAAGCTTTCGCTACAAGCTGAGCGGTCTGCAGAATCTCAAGCCGACACCTTGCATGGTCGACGTGAAGGTCACGCCGGAGCCCGGTATCGTGAAGTTCGGCCAGGTTCAGGCGACGCGCAACGGTTTCTCGCCCGCGGTGCCGCGCCAGTCTTTCAGTCTCGCGCTGACCAAGCAATGCAACGTGCCGGTGCGCGTGGACGGCTACTTCGAGACTTCGCAGACGGTGCAGAACGGGCTGCTCGTGCCGGATCCGAAGAGTAATTTCGGCATCGGCATCGAGGACCGAAACGGCAAGGCGATTGCGTTCAACGAACAATTCGTGCTCGCGCAGATGCCGGGAAGCGTGAACTACCAGAGCGTGACGCTCGATGCCGTGCTGAAGGCGTTCGGGCCGCCGAAGATCGGTCCGTTCAACGGTACGGCGACGATTCGATTGTTCATCTACTGA
- a CDS encoding class I SAM-dependent methyltransferase has product MRIPDWMLFLRTWLRNPRRVGALAPSGPALAALITAHVPLDGAAVIELGAGTGVFTRALLARGVASNRLVLVEADPVFANALRHQFPTLRIMQMDAVQLGMTGDFFGGERANAIVSGLPLVAMPVEQAVAIVHCAFARHLAAGGAFYQFTYVPRCPIPARYLEAMRIRAVRVGIAWMNFPPAVVYRFERRSEVVDRRRTDTRSLSDVVA; this is encoded by the coding sequence ATGCGAATCCCTGACTGGATGCTGTTCCTGCGCACCTGGTTGCGCAATCCGCGCCGGGTCGGCGCGCTCGCGCCGTCCGGGCCGGCGCTCGCCGCACTGATTACGGCACATGTCCCGCTCGACGGCGCAGCGGTAATCGAACTCGGTGCGGGCACCGGCGTGTTCACACGTGCCCTGCTCGCGCGCGGCGTCGCGAGCAACAGGCTGGTACTGGTGGAAGCCGATCCCGTTTTCGCCAACGCGCTGCGGCATCAGTTCCCCACGTTGCGGATCATGCAGATGGATGCGGTCCAGCTCGGGATGACGGGCGACTTCTTCGGCGGGGAACGGGCCAATGCGATTGTGAGCGGATTGCCGCTCGTCGCGATGCCGGTCGAACAGGCCGTCGCGATCGTGCACTGTGCATTCGCGCGCCATCTGGCTGCCGGTGGCGCGTTCTATCAGTTCACGTATGTGCCGCGCTGCCCGATCCCGGCACGCTATCTGGAAGCCATGCGCATTCGCGCCGTGCGGGTAGGAATCGCGTGGATGAATTTTCCGCCCGCCGTCGTGTATCGGTTCGAACGGCGCAGCGAGGTGGTCGATCGCCGGAGGACGGACACGCGGTCGTTGTCGGATGTGGTTGCTTAA